The stretch of DNA CGCTGCTGCTCGTGGACGAGCCGACGGCCGGGCTGGCGCCTCGCGTGGCCGGCGACGTGTACGCGCTCCTCGAGCACAGCCGGGCCTTGGGCATCACCGTGCTGCTCGTCGATCAGAACATCGTCGAGGCGGTGCGGATCGCCGACGACGTCTACCTGCTCGGGATGGGCCGGGTCCAGCGGGAAGGCCCGCGCACGTCGTTCGCCGCGGATCTGGCGGGAATCGTCCGCTCGGCGCTGGTCGGAAAACCGGACGGAGGTGGACAATGAGACGGGCTGTGCTGTGGGTCGTGATGGCCGCGCTCGCCGCGGCCGTCGTCGTGCAGGTACGGGGCGCCGGATGGGCCGCTCCGGGTCCGATCGCCCTGGGCGTGCTGACGCCCCTGTCGCCTCCGGGCGACGCGTCGGCGGGCCAGTTGATCCAGCGCGGCGCCGACCTCGGGGTGGCCTACATCAACGGCGTGATGGGCGGTGTGTTTGGGCCCAAGACGTCGTGCAGCCTGCCGGCCACCCCGGTGCGGCTGGCCGTGGAAGACGACAGCGGAACCCCGGAGAAGGCCGTCGCCGGCTTCCGGCGGCTCGTCACGGAAGGCCATGCCGTCGGCGTGTGGGGCCAGTTCCACAGCTCCGCGATGCTCGCGGCCGCGCCGCTCGCGGACGAGCTCGGGGTGCCGTTCATCTCGACGCAGGCGTCCGCCGGGGACATCACCGGGAAGCACTTCGCCGCGGTGTTTCGCACGCATGCGATCGATCCGGACCGCGCCCGCGCGTGGGTTGGGTTCATCCGGGCGCAGGGCTGGCACAAAGTCGCGATGCTCGCCGAGAACACCGACTACGGCATCGGCCTCATCGAGGCGACCAAAGCGGAAATCGCCGCGCGCAAACTGCCCATCACGCTCGATACGGTGCTTTTCGACCGCACATCCGCCGACCTCACGCCGCAGCTCCTCAAATTCAAGGCCGCCCGGCCGGACATCGTGTTGAACGTGGGCGTAGGGACGCCGGCGTATCTGATCGCGAAGCAGGCGCACGACGTCGGTCTGTTTCCGCAGACGCCGATGCTGGGGTCGTACGACTTCCCGGTGCGCCCCGAGTACTGGAAGAACCTCGGCCCGGGCGGCAATTATCTGCTGTTCATCTCCTACTACCATCCGCGGATGGCGCTCTCGGCCCTCGGCAGGTGGGCGGCGCTGGAGTACGCGCGGCGGTACCACGACACCGCGATTTATTCCAACCTGAACTCGTTCGGCGACGCGATCATCCTGGCCGAGGCGATGAACCAGGCGTGCAGCGCCGATCCCAAACGGATCATCACGCAGCTCGAGCGCGGCCGGTTCGACACGTGGATCGGCACCGGCGCGACGTTCCCGCGGGCGGCGGGGCCGGCCTGGCACCAGTGGTCGCCGCCGCTCATCATTCTGCAGTACACGAAGGTTGACGAGACCTACGACCAGACGTCGATCCTCTACCCGCCGGCGATGCGGACGGGAGCGTACACGCCCGCCCGGTAGGGTGAGGCGGTCCCCCCGACCGCGCGCCGCGTCGCCGATGGAGCCGACCCTCCTCACCCAGTACGTCCTGGCGGGGCTCGTCATCGGGGCGATCTACTGCCTGATGGCGGTGGGGATCACCTTCATCTACAGCGTCGTCCGCATGATCAACTGGGCGATGGGTGAGTTCTACATGATCGGCGGGTACGTGCAGTACCTGCTGATCGACTCCTGGCTCGGGCCCCAGCGCTGGTACCTCGCCGTGCCGCTCGCCGCGGGGAGCGTGGCGCTGCTCGGCATGGCCGTGCAGCGGGTGCTCCTGCGGCCGATGTTCACCGGCACCCTGGAGCGGCTCGACGAGTACGCGACGATCGTCACGATCGCGCTGACCGTTCTCCTCCGTAATCTCGCCATCGTTATCTTCGGGCCGTACCAGTTCTCGCCGCCGGACTACGCGCCGCCGGTCCAGCTCGGCCCGCTGCCGCTCAACGGCAGCCGGTTCGTCGCGTTTCTCGGCGCGGTCGTCCTGCTGGGGCTGTTCGCGTTCGCCGTCCGCCGCACGTGGTTCGGCCTCGCGCTGCGCGGCGTGGCGCAGAACCGCCTGGGCGCCGTCACCGCGGGGATCGACCTCGGGCGCATCGACATGCTGGCGTTCGGCATCGGGGTCGGCCTGGCCGGGGCCGCCGGCGCGCTGCTGGCGCCGGTGTTCCTGGTGTATCCGGAGAGCGGGGCGCTGAGCACCGTCAAAGGGTTCGAGATCATCGTGATCGGCGGGCTCGGCTCGCTCCCGGGGAGCATCGTCGGCGGACTGCTCTTGGGGCTCGTAGAGAGCCTCGGCTCGGTGCTGCTCTCGCCGTCGTTCCGGGACGTGTACGGGTTCGGCGCGCTCTTGTTGATTCTCGCGCTGCGCCCGACGGGGCTGTGGGGCGAGCGGGCGCGCGAGGCGTAGGCGCGCCGATGCGCGGCCCCGATGACGCGTAGGGCGCTCGCCGGCGCCGGTCTGGCCGCCGCGGCGCTCCTGCCGCTCGCGCTCGGCGCCTACCACGTCCACGTGCTGACCGTGGCGCTGTACTACGTCGTGCTCGCGTCCTCGTGGAACCTGCTCGCGGGCTATACCGGACTGTTCTCGCTTGCCCACCACGTCTTTGCCGGCATCGGGGCCTACACGTCGGCGCTGCTCGTGCTGCGCTCCGGACTGCCGATTCCCGTGGGGGTCGCGGCCGGCGCCGCGGCGGCTTGCGCGGTTGGATTCGCGCTGGGGAGCGTGACGCTCCGCTTGCGCACCCTGTATCTCGCGCTGGCGACGTGGGCGTTCGC from bacterium encodes:
- a CDS encoding branched-chain amino acid ABC transporter permease, giving the protein MEPTLLTQYVLAGLVIGAIYCLMAVGITFIYSVVRMINWAMGEFYMIGGYVQYLLIDSWLGPQRWYLAVPLAAGSVALLGMAVQRVLLRPMFTGTLERLDEYATIVTIALTVLLRNLAIVIFGPYQFSPPDYAPPVQLGPLPLNGSRFVAFLGAVVLLGLFAFAVRRTWFGLALRGVAQNRLGAVTAGIDLGRIDMLAFGIGVGLAGAAGALLAPVFLVYPESGALSTVKGFEIIVIGGLGSLPGSIVGGLLLGLVESLGSVLLSPSFRDVYGFGALLLILALRPTGLWGERAREA
- a CDS encoding ABC transporter substrate-binding protein, which codes for MRRAVLWVVMAALAAAVVVQVRGAGWAAPGPIALGVLTPLSPPGDASAGQLIQRGADLGVAYINGVMGGVFGPKTSCSLPATPVRLAVEDDSGTPEKAVAGFRRLVTEGHAVGVWGQFHSSAMLAAAPLADELGVPFISTQASAGDITGKHFAAVFRTHAIDPDRARAWVGFIRAQGWHKVAMLAENTDYGIGLIEATKAEIAARKLPITLDTVLFDRTSADLTPQLLKFKAARPDIVLNVGVGTPAYLIAKQAHDVGLFPQTPMLGSYDFPVRPEYWKNLGPGGNYLLFISYYHPRMALSALGRWAALEYARRYHDTAIYSNLNSFGDAIILAEAMNQACSADPKRIITQLERGRFDTWIGTGATFPRAAGPAWHQWSPPLIILQYTKVDETYDQTSILYPPAMRTGAYTPAR